The Tigriopus californicus strain San Diego chromosome 5, Tcal_SD_v2.1, whole genome shotgun sequence genome includes a region encoding these proteins:
- the LOC131881237 gene encoding protein dissatisfaction-like, translated as MGTGDRLLDIPCKVCGDRSSGKHYGIYSCDGCSGFFKRSIHRSRVYTCKAQGEFKGRCPIDKTHRNQCRACRLKKCFDSAMNKDAVQHERGPRKSKLQKELAASGISTSTGHLSNRSLHHHHHHHHNTMMSGPNLSSPTKVPPFFFPSAAAAAAVAHHLFPLPHPHPQPPPAMPTSRHLALPTSHLPSPPALFHSSSSSSSSSNCEKSSAVGGNRGRGGPGGPRGPGGGGGGGGTTEGNCNESDGGKILSSSPSPPKSTSAEVNGDTRLVAPSPIMLGRGTSLLSIIADRHTDFWGSKGPLSDGLALPSPPPLLFPYPTPNLLSHGMIPSWDTLQETSARLLFMAVRWVKCLAPFQTLSLKDQMLLLQESWKDLFLLHLSQWAIPWDLGHLLSSRQSQLVLSTDSPFMSDDHLVDMEIKTMQEIMCRFRQISPDGTECGCLKAIVLFKPETDGLTDIHPVEMLQDQAQCILNDYVRNRYPRQPTRFGRLLLAIPLLRMIRTSTVENFFFRDTVGDTSMTRLLQDMYNASKSL; from the exons ATGGGAACGG GTGACAGATTACTCGATATTCCTTGCAAAGTTTGCGGTGACCGAAGTTCTGGCAAACATTATGGGATATACTCCTGCGATGGATGCTCGGGATTCTTCAAAAGGAGTATTCATCGTAGCCGTGTCTACACTTGCAAAGCACAGGGCGAATTCAAAGGCCGTTGTCCAATAGACAAAACTCATCGTAATCAATGTCGGGCATGTCGATTGAAAAAGTGCTTTGACTCGGCCATGAACAAAGATG CTGTTCAACACGAGCGGGGCCCTCGCAagtcaaaacttcaaaaggaATTAGCAGCCAGTGGGATATCGACATCCACGGGTCATTTGAGCAATCGCTCgctccatcatcatcaccatcatcatcacaacaCGATGATGTCCGGTCCAAACTTGTCCTCGCCCACCAAAGTTCCACCCTTCTTCTTTCCCTCAGCCGCAGCCGCCGCAGCCGTGGCCCATCATTTGTTCCCCCTCCCACATCCGCATCCCCAACCACCACCCGCCATGCCCACTTCTCGCCACTTGGCTTTGCCCACTTCAcatcttccttctcctccagcTTTGTTCCATTCCtcttcatcgtcgtcctcgtcttcgaATTGCGAGAAATCCTCTGCAGTGGGAGGGAATCGAGGCCGAGGAGGACCAGGAGGACCAAGAGGgccaggaggaggaggaggaggaggagggacaACGGAGGGAAATTGTAACGAGAGTGACGGCGGGAAAATCCTCTCTTCCTCGCCCTCACCGCCAAAGTCAACTAGTGCTGAAGTCAACGGGGACACACGACTTGTCGCTCCGTCACCCATCATGTTGGGACGGGGAACATCCTTGCTTTCGATCATTGCCGATCGTCATACGGACTTTTGGGGCAGCAAAGGACCTTTAAGCGACGGTTTAGCCTTGCCTTCTCCGCCTCCACTCTTGTTCCCTTACCCAACGCCGAATTTATTGAGCCATGGAATGATCCCTTCTTGGGACACCCTTCAAGAAACGTCGGCCCGTTTGTTATTCATGGCGGTCCGTTGGGTCAAATGTCTGGCACCATTCCAAACTCTTTCACTCAAAGATCAG ATGCTTTTATTGCAAGAGTCATGGAAGGACTTGTTCCTTCTGCATCTGTCCCAGTGGGCGATTCCATGGGATTTAGGACATTTGCTATCCTCCCGTCAGTCCCAACTGGTGTTGTCAACAGATTCTCCTTTCATGTCGGATGATCATTTAGTCGACATGGAGATCAAAACGATGCAA GAAATCATGTGTCGATTCCGACAAATCTCTCCTGATGGAACGGAATGCGGGTGCTTAAAGGCGATTGTCCTATTTAAACCAG AAACGGATGGTTTAACGGACATTCATCCGGTGGAGATGCTCCAAGATCAGGCCCAATGTATCTTGAATGACTACGTTCGTAACCGATATCCTCGCCAACCTACGCGTTTTGGTCGACTTCTCCTGGCGATTCCACTATTACGCATGATCAGGACATCCACTGTGGAAAATTTCTTCTTCCGGGACACTGTCGGCGATACGTCCATGACTCGATTACTTCAAGATATGTACAACGCAAGCAAGTCCCTTTAG